The following proteins are encoded in a genomic region of Diabrotica virgifera virgifera chromosome 1, PGI_DIABVI_V3a:
- the LOC126892081 gene encoding uncharacterized protein LOC126892081 encodes MFDLIKNLQPNLRPTAIHCDFEQAAFAAIEDCFPGVNINGCFFHLAQNVKKHVAQLGHLTEYNNDAQFAINCKMVTSLAFVPVRHLDHAIDVLGTNLPVALQPLLDWFEDNNAGRMNR; translated from the coding sequence ATGTTCGATCTAATAAAGAATTTGCAGCCAAATCTGAGACCTACTGCGATCCATTGCGACTTTGAGCAGGCAGCATTCGCAGCCATAGAAGATTGCTTCCCAGGAGTAAATATCAACGGATGCTTCTTCCACTTAGCACAAAACGTGAAGAAGCATGTGGCACAGTTAGGCCATCTTACAGAATACAATAACGACGCCCAATTTGCCATAAATTGTAAGATGGTGACATCCTTGGCATTCGTTCCAGTTCGTCATTTAGATCACGCCATTGATGTGTTGGGAACCAATTTACCTGTTGCGCTTCAACCACTGTTGGATTGGTTCGAAGACAATAACGCAGGACGTATGAATAGGTAA